Proteins encoded in a region of the Magallana gigas chromosome 8, xbMagGiga1.1, whole genome shotgun sequence genome:
- the LOC136270978 gene encoding uncharacterized protein → MHVFSDASEKAVCAVAYLRVISNKGQTYHGLLTGKSKLSPQHSNTIPRLELCAAVLSTEIASFVLKNIDTTIHEVKFFTDSRIVLGYIHNQTRRFHTYVANRVQRIRQHSDPEQWNYISTEDNPADVGSRGVLANELTQSLWFQGPSYLQIDKTEKEDYSLVNPDNDSEIKNVNVISQKMCIKTFEVYKKIEKFSSWTSMVRAFTVLRRAVRKKLNLPPLDTVHMNRATELFLVKLCQNTTFAAEISNLAGNKPVPKDSCLRYLDPYLHDGIIRLGGRVRTGDALSNEHGPIIIHGKTHLARLLVQRCHETIKHQGRHLTEGIVRSSGYCVIGGKRLISSIIHSCVICRKLRRELEHQKMGNLPECRTRPSPPFTYVGVDAFGPWEITSRKTRGGSVNSKRWGILFTCLTCRAVHIELVEDMASPTFINALRRFVAIRGKVAEFRSDRGTNFVGSTDALGIAAVNVESLSMKNFLTNNGCTWIFNPPHSSHMGGVWERMIGMTRRILDSMFLKESKKNLNHDVLNTLMSEVAAIINSRPIVPVSTDPSQPSVLSPYTLLTQKTELDVGPFEHFDIKDMYKSHWKYVQILANQFWKKWHSQYLQLLQSRRKWIDPRNNLAEGDVILLKDQDSPRNEWPMGIVQRVFPSEDGRVRKIEIRVVKNGRVVTYVRPVTETVLLFVP, encoded by the coding sequence ATGCACGTATTCTCAGACGCATCAGAGAAAGCAGTTTGTGCAGTAGCTTACCTGCGTGTGATCTCCAACAAAGGACAAACTTACCATGGACTATTAACAGGAAAgtcgaaattatcacctcaacACAGTAACACTATTCCCAGACTAGAGTTATGTGCAgcagttttatcaacagaaatTGCATCATTTGTGTTAAAAAATATCGACACAACCATTCATGAAGTGAAATTTTTTACAGATAGTCGCATAGTCCTTGGATACATCCATAATCAAACGAGGCgtttccatacttacgtcgcCAATCGTGTCCAGCGTATCCGTCAACATTCAGATCCAGAACAATGGAATTATATTTCGACAGAAGACAATCCTGCAGATGTCGGAAGCAGAGGAGTCCTAGCAAACGAATTAACACAAAGCCTGTGGTTTCAAGGACCTAGTTATTTACAAATTgacaaaacagaaaaagaagACTATTCTCTTGTCAACCCAGATAATGACAGTGAAATCAAAAATGTGAATGTCATCTCGcaaaaaatgtgtataaaaaCTTTTGAAGTGTACAAGAAAATAGAGAAATTTTCCTCCTGGACGTCTATGGTTAGAGCTTTTACTGTTCTTAGAAGAGCTGTTAGGAAGAAGCTTAACCTACCTCCCTTGGACACTGTGCACATGAACCGTGCTACCGAACTATTCCTAGTGAAATTATGTCAAAATACTACATTTGCTGCTGAAATCTCAAATCTTGCTGGTAACAAACCTGTACCCAAAGATAGCTGTTTACGATATCTGGATCCTTACCTTCATGATGGAATCATACGACTAGGAGGAAGAGTTCGTACTGGAGATGCTCTATCCAATGAACATGGTCCAATCATCATCCATGGGAAAACCCACCTAGCTCGCCTTCTTGTTCAACGATGTCATGAAACTATTAAACACCAGGGGAGACATTTGACGGAAGGAATTGTTCGTTCATCTGGATATTGCGTAATTGGAGGGAAAAGATTGATTTCATCAATCATACATTCGTGTGTAATCTGCAGAAAACTCAGACGTGAATTAGAACATCAGAAGATGGGAAATCTTCCGGAATGTCGTACAAGACCATCCCCTCCATTTACCTATGTAGGCGTTGACGCCTTTGGACCATGGGAGATTACTTCGCGCAAGACAAGGGGCGGATCAGTGAACAGTAAACGTTGGGGAATCTTATTCACATGTCTGACATGTCGTGCCGTGCATATTGAACTAGTAGAAGATATGGCATCACCTACTTTTATCAATGCTTTGAGAAGATTTGTAGCCATCCGGGGAAAAGTAGCAGAATTCCGTTCTGATAGAGGGACAAATTTTGTTGGTAGCACAGATGCTCTAGGGATCGCTGCAGTCAACGTAGAAagtttatcaatgaaaaatttTCTTACCAACAATGGATGTACTTGGATCTTCAACCCTCCCCATTCTTCCCATATGGGAGGAGTGTGGGAGAGGATGATTGGAATGACCCGACGCATATTGGACTCTATGTTCCTTAAGGAATCAAAGAAAAATCTTAACCATGACGTATTGAACACCCTCATGTCGGAAGTTGCAGCAATCATAAACAGCCGACCTATAGTGCCTGTATCAACAGACCCATCTCAACCCTCTGTGTTATCTCCATACACTCTATTAACACAGAAGACCGAATTGGACGTTGGACCTTTTGAACATTTCGATATTAAGGACATGTATAAATCTCATTGGAAATATGTCCAGATCTTGGCTAACCAATTCTGGAAAAAGTGGCATTCCCAATATCTACAGTTGTTGCAATCTAGACGGAAATGGATAGACCCTCGAAACAACCTTGCTGAAGGCGACGTCATACTATTGAAAGACCAAGATTCTCCCAGAAATGAATGGCCGATGGGTATCGTACAGCGTGTGTTCCCGAGTGAAGACGGACGAGTGCGTAAAATCGAAATACGTGTCGTAAAAAATGGCCGTGTCGTTACATATGTGAGACCAGTTACAGAGACTGTTCTGCTGTTTGTACCGTAA
- the LOC136270980 gene encoding uncharacterized protein, translated as MTSKLRAVRSGQRSAVTRLLRKLEESFLEENNSEDIETKVSTLKEKQEILRNLDESILEDTVEEDVEKEIHEADENQEVNCNLLLDEGAQNSFITEELAQKLDIKLTGSITLKISAFGDKNSEVRNLEKATVQLETQTVEKIPMEVINIPTIAAPIFNRARVNIRELSYLKGLKLAHPVSSDEQFHISMLIGADYYWSIVGDKIIRGNGPTAVESKVGYLISGPIHSSGKQHSGMFHILADHKLEEVDLEKFWKIESLGIDDHSEEMKGNEKLLNYAATSIDKEDGQYVAKVPWKENSPCLPTNYDIVKRRTENVIQRLAKDQKMFKLYSDIIKDQANKGLIEEVKDPENSENIVNYIPHHPVKKDSTTTPIRIVYDCSCKDKTGHVSLNDCIEPYSPMMNDITSILTRFRLNKFAVTADIEKAFL; from the exons ATGACTTCTAAACTTAGAGCAGTTCGTTCAGGACAAAGAAGTGCTGTAACAAGACTTTTGAGAAAATTGGAAGAATCATTTTTAGAGGAAAACAATTCAGAGGATATAGAGACTAAAGTATCAACACTAAAGGAGAAGCAAGAAATTCTAAGGAATCTAGATGAAAGTATTCTAGAAGATACAGTTGAAGAGGATGTGGAAAAGGAAATCCATGAGGCAGATGA AAATCAAGAAGTCAACTGCAATCTTTTGCTAGATGAAGGAGCTCAAAACTCATTTATAACTGAGGAGTTAGCACAGAAACTTGACATAAAATTAACGGGATCCATCACTCTAAAGATTTCAGCATTTGGAGACAAGAACAGTGAAGTTCGTAACCTCGAGAAAGCTACAGTTCAACTAGAAACACAAACCGTAGAGAAAATTCCAATGGAGGTCATCAACATTCCAACAATAGCAGCTCCAATCTTCAACAGAGCACGTGTCAATATCAGGGAACTCTCATATCTAAAGGGATTGAAATTGGCACACCCAGTCAGCTCAGATGAGCAGTTCCATATTTCAATGCTAATTGGTGCAGACTACTATTGGAGCATAGTAGGAGACAAAATCATCAGAGGAAATGGACCCACAGCGGTCGAATCAAAGGTTGGATATCTTATATCTGGACCTATCCACTCATCTGGAAAACAGCATTCAGGAATGTTCCATATTTTGGCAGATCATAAATTGGAAGAGGTTGACCTGGAAAAATTCTGGAAAATTGAATCCCTGGGAATTGATGATCACAGTGAAGAGATGAAAGGCAATGAGAAACTCTTGAATTATGCTGCTACATCAATCGATAAAGAGGATGGTCAGTATGTTGCTAAAGTTCCCTGGAAGGAAAACTCTCCCTGCTTACCTACAAACTATGATATTGTGAAAAGAAGAACAGAAAATGTTATTCAGAGATTAGCAAAGGATCAAAAAATGTTCAAGCTGTACAGTGATATAATAAAGGATCAAGCAAACAAAGGACTTATTGAGGAAGTTAAAGATCCagaaaattcagaaaatattgtcaattatATCCCTCATCACCCTGTGAAAAAGGACAGCACTACAACCCCGATTAGAATTGTGTACGATTGTAGCTGCAAGGACAAAACTGGACATGTTAGTCTAAACGACTGCATTGAGCCATACTCCCCTATGATGAATGACATCACGTCAATATTGACCAGATTCAGACTGAATAAGTTTGCAGTAACAGCAGATATTGAAAAGGCCTTCCTATAA
- the LOC136270979 gene encoding putative protein tag-278, which yields MASADKSNPQETVVDGDHEEKDQNQTAEQTEPEPERTEEEKRVRTLTNKGKELYENEVQKYSAKIDKIWNDIENIPSEIENIGNDIKALRALASNLDDMGKRYEKENKMFFEYLTRTNTSESQKELDSQKATFDKGKDIIQNLRKRIRDSRMEITESVSKSSQGTMSSSVSSMLFKKRMEAESQRANVQFREKELSLLKQKASLREMEAKRQAENERKKAELEATHQFLKEERKAAVAEAEVRALQNFDTDSKQRSIIPKHIDTPVNRNQYTARYINDHSDDKFDIDPFSTCDSESVFSQTNHEKSNNKETPTIQKSILRELSSQNVKTPESPTVVSDLTRFLLKKDLLFSRFSHFNDKPETFTTWKTSFKSITEELQVTPFEEMDLLVKFLGPESSKFAASIRTANTTYPKRGLERIWSRLQERYGSPELVESALKTKLRDFPRITNRDSKRLYELVDILAEIEAIKEDPNYSALLSYFDSSSGINPIVNKLPFNIQEKWTMRASNYKTKKSVPYPPFSYFVEFLQEMSKIRNDPGFQYEASSSAPTPNQYRKTKNTTVLSCKTEVEPNRNLDYRGQKWCPIHNANHSL from the coding sequence ATGGCGTCAGCAGATAAATCGAACCCACAAGAAACCGTCGTCGACGGAGATCACGAAGAAAAGGACCAAAATCAGACAGCTGAACAAACTGAACCTGAACCTGAACGTACGGAAGAAGAAAAACGTGTAAGAACTCTTACTAACAAAGGTAAAGAACTTTACGAGAATGAAGTACAGAAATATTCtgcaaaaattgacaaaatatgGAATGATATAGAAAATATTCCAAGTGAAATTGAAAACATTGGTAACGATATCAAAGCACTACGTGCTCTGGCTTCCAATCTTGATGACATGggaaaaagatatgaaaaagaaaataaaatgttttttgaatACCTTACTCGAACCAATACATCTGAAAGCCAAAAGGAGTTGGACTCCCAGAAGGCTACCTTTGACAAAGGAAAAGATATTATTCagaatttaagaaaaagaatCCGGGATTCTCGCATGGAAATCACTGAAAGTGTCTCAAAGAGTTCACAAGGAACTATGTCATCTAGTGTTAGTTCAATGTTATTCAAGAAGCGCATGGAAGCAGAATCACAACGTGCAAATGTTCAGTTCCGTGAAAAAGAACTATCCCTTTTAAAACAGAAAGCATCCCTCAGAGAAATGGAAGCTAAACGTCAAGCtgaaaatgaaaggaaaaaagCAGAACTAGAGGCCActcatcaatttttaaaagaggAGCGTAAAGCTGCTGTGGCGGAAGCAGAAGTACGAGCATTACAGAATTTTGATACAGATAGTAAACAGAGGTCCATCATACCAAAACACATTGATACCCCAGTTAACCGTAATCAGTACACTGCTCGTTATATCAATGATCACAGTGATGACAAATTTGACATTGATCCCTTTTCAACCTGTGATTCAGAAAGTGTTTTTTCACAAACTAACCATGAAAAGTCAAACAACAAAGAGACTCCGACTATTCAAAAATCTATATTGAGAGAATTATCAAGTCAAAATGTAAAAACTCCTGAAAGTCCAACTGTTGTGAGTGATCTTACAAGATTTTTACTCAAGAAAGATTTGTTGTTCTCAAGATTCTCACATTTCAACGATAAACCAGAAACATTCACTACATGGAAAACTAGCTTCAAGAGCATTACTGAAGAATTACAAGTTACCCCATTTGAAGAGATGGATTTATTGGTGAAATTCCTGGGTCCTGAATCCTCCAAATTTGCAGCTAGTATCAGAACAGCAAATACAACATATCCAAAGAGAGGACTTGAAAGAATTTGGTCAAGACTTCAAGAACGTTATGGAAGCCCGGAGTTAGTTGAATCTGCATTGAAAACAAAACTCAGAGATTTTCCCAGAATTACCAATCGAGACAGTAAACGACTATACGAGTTAGTGGACATTTTAGCAGAAATTGAGGCTATCAAAGAAGATCCAAACTATTCCGCATTGTTGTCATACTTTGATTCATCGTCCGGAATCAACCCAATTGTAAATAAACTACCGTTCAACATTCAAGAAAAGTGGACAATGCGTGCCTCAAACTATAAAACCAAAAAGAGTGTTCCATACCcaccattttcatattttgttgaatttttacaagAAATGAGCAAGATCCGTAATGATCCGGGATTTCAGTACGAAGCATCCTCGAGTGCTCCTACACCAAACCagtacagaaaaacaaaaaatactacAGTTCTATCATGCAAAACTGAAGTGGAACCCAACAGAAATTTAGACTACAGAGGGCAAAAGTGGTGTCCTATTCATAATGCTAACCATAGTCTTTAG